A stretch of the Arvicola amphibius chromosome 8, mArvAmp1.2, whole genome shotgun sequence genome encodes the following:
- the Calhm5 gene encoding calcium homeostasis modulator protein 5, whose product MDAFQSILKFFLNQKTAIGYSFMALLTLGSERLFSLVAFKCPCSTENTAYGLVFLFAPAWVLLILGFFLNNKAWRLFTGCCINPKKIFSRKRCCRFFYVLGHITLSSLVAPVMWLSVALLNGTFYECAMSGTRSTRLLEMICKGKPKECGEELYKVSCGRSSMAPMDNEEVKLSLQAQSQILGWCLICSASFFSLLTTCYARCKSKVSYLQLNFWKTYAQSEKEQLENKLLECANKLSERNLKCFFENKRPDPFPMPSFAAWEAASELHAFHQDREHYSALHKVVDDGLEQSPQEEETTMILVGSAQGL is encoded by the exons ATGGATGCTTTTCAGAGtattctgaaattctttcttaacCAAAAGACGGCTATTGGCTACAGCTTCATGGCTTTGCTGACCCTGGGAAGTGAGCGTCTCTTCTCACTAGTGGCTTTTAAGTGCCCCTGCAGCACCGAGAACACAGCCTATGGGCTGGTTTTCCTCTTTGCCCCTGCCTGGGTGTTACTGATCCTTGGATTCTTTCTAAATAATAAGGCGTGGAGACTCTTCACTGGCTGCTGCATAAATCCCAAGAAAATCTTCTCCAGGAAACGCTGCTGCCGCTTCTTCTACGTCCTGGGCCACATCACACTGAGTTCATTGGTGGCTCCAGTGATGTGgctctctgtggctttgcttAATGGGACGTTTTACGAATGTGCTATGAGCGGGACAAGGAGCACAAGGCTCCTGGAGATGATTTGCAAGGGCAAGCCCAAGGAGTGCGGGGAAGAGCTGTACAAAGTCTCCTGTGGCAGAAGCAGCATGGCACCCATGGACAATGAGGAGGTGAAGCTGTCCCTGCAAGCCCAGTCTCAG ATTCTAGGATGGTGTCTGATTTGTTCGGCATCCTTCTTCTCTCTGCTGACCACTTGCTATGCACGTTGCAAATCCAAAGTCAGCTATCTGCAGCTGAATTTTTGGAAGACGTACGCACAAAGTGAGAAGGAACAACTGGAAAACAAACTCCTGGAATGTGCCAACAAGCTGAGTGAGAGGAACCTGAAATGCTTTTTTGAAAACAAGAGGCCAGATCCCTTTCCCATGCCCTCTTTTGCTGCCTGGGAGGCGGCTTCCGAGCTACATGCATTCCACCAAGACCGGGAACACTACAGCGCTCTCCACAAGGTGGTAGATGATGGTCTCGAACAATCCCCCCAAGAGGAAGAGACAACAATGATCCTGGTGGGCTCCGCCCAGGGTCTGTGA